The Oscillatoria sp. FACHB-1407 genome includes a window with the following:
- the devC gene encoding ABC transporter permease DevC, which produces MMRKLFRKTPLAWLQVRRERTRLLVAIAGIAFADILIFFQLGLMESAYVSATGMHYRLQGDLFLINAISDNVNTIRPFPRSRLFQAVGTDGIASVNTLYTGIGNWRNPNNRTFWQVQIYGLNPSNPAMDVPDARAKLSQLKMLNYVLYDRAARPNLGDVAGQLERSNSLTAQLNNVTIQVAGVFTMGASFSADGNLIVSDSTFLRLFPERQPDEIDVGLIVLEPGANLEQVQAVLRAKLPDDVLVLTKAEYIAREREYWSQVSPIGVIFGFGTIVGFLVGTVIVYQILYSDVSDHLPEYATLKAMGYSDRYLIGVLFQEALILAILGFIPGFAISLGLYGLISQATLLPVRMSVNRATLVLIMTLLMCIASGAIAMRKLQSADPADIF; this is translated from the coding sequence ATGATGCGTAAATTGTTTCGCAAAACTCCTCTGGCGTGGCTTCAGGTCAGGCGAGAGAGAACTCGTCTCCTGGTGGCGATCGCAGGGATTGCTTTTGCAGATATCCTCATCTTTTTCCAACTGGGGTTGATGGAGTCCGCCTATGTTTCTGCCACAGGAATGCACTATCGATTGCAAGGCGATTTGTTTCTGATTAACGCCATCTCAGATAACGTCAACACCATCAGACCATTCCCTCGTTCTAGATTATTTCAAGCCGTGGGTACGGATGGAATTGCTTCCGTCAACACGTTGTATACCGGGATCGGAAATTGGCGTAATCCCAACAACCGCACCTTCTGGCAGGTACAAATCTATGGTCTAAACCCCAGTAATCCTGCAATGGATGTGCCTGATGCCAGAGCTAAACTGAGCCAACTGAAGATGTTGAATTATGTCTTGTATGACCGTGCGGCTCGCCCCAATTTAGGAGATGTGGCAGGACAGCTAGAGCGATCAAATTCGCTCACAGCTCAACTGAATAATGTCACCATTCAAGTGGCGGGTGTGTTCACGATGGGAGCTTCATTTTCAGCAGACGGCAATCTGATTGTGAGTGATTCTACTTTTCTGCGTTTGTTTCCTGAGCGTCAACCTGATGAGATTGATGTCGGCTTAATTGTGCTGGAACCGGGTGCCAATCTTGAACAAGTACAAGCTGTCTTAAGAGCTAAATTGCCAGATGATGTGCTGGTTCTCACCAAGGCAGAATATATTGCGCGGGAAAGGGAATATTGGAGCCAGGTTAGCCCCATTGGAGTGATTTTCGGCTTCGGCACGATTGTCGGTTTCCTGGTTGGAACGGTGATTGTCTACCAAATTCTCTATTCGGATGTATCGGATCACCTGCCAGAATACGCCACCCTCAAAGCAATGGGCTACAGCGATCGCTACCTCATCGGGGTGCTGTTTCAAGAAGCTTTGATTCTGGCAATTCTTGGCTTTATCCCAGGGTTTGCGATCTCACTGGGGCTGTATGGACTGATTTCCCAAGCCACCCTGCTCCCCGTCAGAATGTCTGTTAATCGTGCCACGCTTGTGCTGATTATGACATTGTTAATGTGCATTGCATCGGGGGCGATCGCCATGCGGAAGTTACAGTCTGCCGATCCTGCTGATATTTTTTAG
- a CDS encoding DevA family ABC transporter ATP-binding protein has product MQPAISIHNLNHYFGEGDLRKQVLFNINLEVYSGEIVIMTGPSGSGKTTLLTLMGGLRSAQEGSLKILGQEIKGASKRNLIKIRQNIGYIFQAHNLLTFLTARQNVRMSLELHDRYLEQNLDQLADDILDTVGLSHRVDYYADSLSGGQKQRVAIARALVSRPKIVLADEPTAALDKKSGRDVVELMEKLAKEQGCTILLVTHDSRILDLADRIVYMEDGCLVDADSAIPLH; this is encoded by the coding sequence ATGCAACCAGCCATCTCAATTCACAATTTGAATCATTACTTTGGCGAAGGAGACTTGCGGAAGCAAGTCTTATTTAACATTAATCTTGAAGTTTACTCTGGTGAAATTGTGATTATGACAGGGCCTTCAGGCTCGGGTAAAACGACATTGCTAACGTTAATGGGTGGTCTACGATCTGCTCAGGAAGGCAGCCTCAAGATTTTAGGACAGGAAATCAAGGGAGCCAGTAAGCGAAATTTGATCAAAATACGACAGAACATTGGTTACATCTTTCAAGCCCATAATCTGTTGACCTTTTTGACAGCCCGACAAAATGTACGGATGTCGCTGGAGTTGCACGATCGCTATCTGGAGCAAAATCTGGATCAGCTTGCAGACGATATACTCGATACCGTTGGATTAAGCCATCGGGTTGATTACTATGCAGATAGCTTATCAGGCGGACAAAAACAACGAGTGGCGATCGCACGAGCGTTGGTCAGTCGTCCCAAAATTGTCCTTGCTGATGAACCGACTGCTGCCCTGGATAAGAAGTCAGGACGAGATGTGGTAGAGCTAATGGAGAAATTAGCAAAAGAGCAAGGATGCACAATTCTATTAGTAACTCATGACAGTCGTATTCTCGATCTCGCAGACCGCATCGTGTATATGGAGGATGGTTGTCTAGTTGACGCTGATTCAGCAATTCCCTTGCATTAA
- a CDS encoding ROK family protein yields MGDRVQQVDSAHHEVYLGNAMQSLSLLYILINQGVGSGIIVNNQVFRGAYGTAGKISTLMSDPPGQDDLELWTHNVAKDALLDRSAAGWQSEESEPVRQEFRQRKSDRQFCFRITHKMISSNAHHLQACWYSTPSWANSFFCNIR; encoded by the coding sequence ATGGGCGATCGCGTTCAGCAAGTTGACTCTGCTCACCATGAAGTTTATCTGGGCAATGCCATGCAAAGCTTGAGCCTGCTCTACATTCTGATTAACCAGGGAGTTGGCAGCGGCATTATTGTGAATAATCAGGTGTTTCGAGGAGCGTATGGCACAGCGGGTAAAATCAGTACGCTGATGAGTGACCCGCCAGGGCAGGACGATCTGGAGTTATGGACGCATAATGTCGCTAAGGATGCGCTGCTCGATCGTAGCGCAGCAGGGTGGCAAAGCGAAGAATCTGAACCAGTTCGTCAAGAATTTAGGCAAAGGAAAAGCGATCGCCAATTCTGCTTTAGAATTACCCACAAGATGATATCCTCGAACGCACATCACTTACAGGCTTGTTGGTATAGCACTCCTTCTTGGGCAAATTCATTCTTTTGCAACATACGGTAA
- a CDS encoding AraC family transcriptional regulator, whose translation MPAMDQLPQVDMTHHTHPALADHPTLSSEQSGWNGIFFHHYDHPAHQSPTHQWMQHIVGITGQGGHPVESEHQVEGQLLSCYCQPGEMLFIPAGINYSSLWHEAGEFSLLGISPQFLEQIAHESIRVKQIELIPHIGVGDLLVQQIGLALKADIEAKHPAGRMFGESLATGLVIHLLKQYSVWQPRLSDDTGRLSEHQLQKVFKYVQDHLEQDIALSDMASVLNLSQYHFCRLFKQSTGLAPHQYLSQCRIDRAKHLLQFTQLTITEITLAVGLNNHSSFTRLFRRYVGTTPKEFRASL comes from the coding sequence ATGCCAGCTATGGATCAATTGCCACAGGTTGATATGACTCACCATACTCATCCGGCGCTTGCTGATCATCCGACGTTGTCCAGTGAGCAGTCCGGGTGGAATGGCATTTTTTTCCATCACTATGATCATCCGGCTCACCAAAGTCCAACCCATCAATGGATGCAGCATATTGTTGGCATCACAGGACAGGGCGGACATCCAGTTGAGTCGGAACATCAGGTAGAGGGGCAACTTTTAAGCTGCTACTGTCAACCGGGTGAAATGTTGTTTATCCCGGCTGGGATCAACTATTCGTCGCTCTGGCATGAGGCAGGCGAATTTTCCCTATTGGGAATTTCCCCTCAGTTTCTTGAACAGATTGCACATGAATCGATTCGAGTGAAGCAGATTGAGTTGATTCCACACATCGGGGTTGGCGATTTGCTGGTACAGCAGATTGGATTGGCTTTGAAAGCAGATATTGAAGCAAAACATCCGGCAGGTCGAATGTTTGGAGAATCGCTCGCAACGGGCTTAGTCATTCATCTTTTGAAGCAGTATTCCGTCTGGCAACCTCGATTGTCTGATGATACAGGTCGTTTGTCAGAACACCAGCTACAAAAAGTGTTCAAGTACGTTCAAGACCATCTTGAACAGGATATTGCTTTATCTGATATGGCAAGTGTTCTAAATTTAAGCCAATATCACTTCTGTCGGTTGTTCAAACAATCAACCGGATTAGCTCCTCACCAATACTTAAGCCAGTGTCGAATTGATCGCGCCAAGCATCTACTGCAATTCACTCAACTCACCATTACTGAAATCACACTTGCAGTTGGGTTGAACAATCACAGTTCTTTCACTCGGCTGTTTCGTCGCTATGTTGGGACGACTCCGAAAGAATTCAGAGCGTCATTGTAG
- a CDS encoding Lrp/AsnC family transcriptional regulator → MQSGSTPNSISTLDEIDQDIINLLRIDGRMSFTEIGKRLNMPEATARYRVQRLLQSGIVQVLAWPNLEKLGTPHVLIVSLIVENSYIDSVAKALEQMVEVRFVAITTGHYDIIADVFFGSYTEVTSFFEKLKQIPGIVRHDSHFILKLLKAEYKYTLS, encoded by the coding sequence ATGCAGTCTGGCTCCACTCCAAATTCGATTTCAACGTTGGATGAAATTGATCAAGACATTATTAATTTGCTTCGCATTGATGGGCGGATGTCATTTACCGAAATTGGCAAGCGGTTGAATATGCCAGAAGCAACCGCCCGTTATCGAGTACAGCGATTACTTCAATCGGGCATTGTTCAAGTGTTAGCGTGGCCCAACTTAGAAAAGTTGGGAACTCCCCATGTCCTAATCGTTTCCCTGATCGTTGAAAATAGTTATATTGACTCTGTTGCAAAAGCATTAGAACAAATGGTGGAAGTACGCTTTGTGGCAATTACCACAGGGCATTACGACATCATTGCTGATGTCTTTTTTGGTAGTTACACTGAAGTCACCTCTTTCTTTGAGAAGCTAAAACAAATTCCAGGAATTGTTCGGCATGATTCACACTTCATTCTTAAATTGTTAAAAGCCGAGTACAAATATACACTCTCTTAA
- a CDS encoding fatty acid desaturase — MSSVSSDLAFRMGQRSYGMSGLALSYVLIGYVVSIVCISSRSWFANALGVFLLIHTLIWAAYFVHEFIHGTVFRQPRMNAWFGNLMLFLTGSCYCHFRDLARNHLAHHKNRADFSAFSIADFLKSLPKPLTQLIVALEWMYFPAVNLILRWLCIMAPFLGQARRDERSRTLGLLALRGSFFIALGLYSWRSLLLYGFAYICFINILRFMDCFQHTYAVFQLGQSLPQYSLEYEESNTYSNLMPDRWRWLNLLFLNFGYHNAHHRVIHCPWYLLPQLDAELYPSDYRQHITLDRFVKNYHQFRIHRLFNNGGTVIDSEQGLDLDSFVGAVGVSFLILREPLEWLNLTVSTAQPT; from the coding sequence ATGTCTTCTGTCTCCTCCGACCTGGCATTCAGGATGGGGCAACGTTCCTATGGAATGAGTGGGCTAGCGTTGTCCTATGTCCTCATTGGATATGTAGTATCCATTGTTTGTATTAGCTCTAGGTCTTGGTTTGCCAATGCTTTAGGCGTTTTTCTACTCATTCATACCTTAATATGGGCTGCTTACTTCGTACATGAATTCATTCATGGCACAGTTTTTCGGCAACCTCGTATGAATGCCTGGTTTGGCAATCTTATGTTGTTTTTGACAGGCTCGTGTTATTGTCATTTTCGTGATTTAGCTCGCAATCATTTAGCCCATCACAAAAATCGAGCTGACTTTTCTGCATTCTCAATTGCTGACTTTCTCAAATCACTGCCAAAGCCACTGACACAACTCATTGTTGCTCTGGAGTGGATGTACTTTCCAGCCGTTAATTTGATCTTGCGTTGGCTGTGCATCATGGCTCCTTTCCTGGGGCAAGCTCGTCGTGATGAACGATCGCGCACTCTTGGATTGCTGGCGTTAAGAGGCAGTTTCTTTATTGCGTTGGGGTTGTATTCGTGGCGATCGCTCCTCTTATACGGCTTCGCTTACATTTGCTTTATTAATATCTTGCGGTTTATGGATTGTTTTCAGCACACCTATGCAGTGTTTCAACTGGGGCAATCACTACCGCAATACAGCCTGGAGTACGAAGAATCCAATACCTATTCCAACCTGATGCCCGATCGCTGGCGTTGGTTAAATCTGCTATTTCTCAACTTTGGCTATCACAACGCCCATCATCGTGTGATTCATTGTCCCTGGTATTTGTTGCCTCAACTGGATGCAGAACTTTACCCATCAGACTACCGACAGCACATAACGCTCGATCGCTTCGTGAAAAACTATCACCAGTTTCGGATTCATCGTTTGTTTAACAATGGTGGAACGGTGATAGACAGCGAGCAGGGATTAGATCTTGACTCGTTTGTGGGTGCAGTAGGAGTCTCATTTTTGATTCTCAGAGAGCCTTTGGAATGGCTGAATTTAACCGTTTCAACGGCTCAACCGACTTAA
- a CDS encoding amidohydrolase family protein produces MGRSGLGRLCVGAKADIVLIDFDNLAIGPVYDPIRSLVHLANGSMVDTVIIDGQIVLEHKQLLVCNEAEVLHSAKTWAQDSWATAPERHWAGQTIDEQFPRSLKPWQESVSPPQLQLNV; encoded by the coding sequence ATGGGTCGTTCCGGTTTGGGTCGTCTCTGTGTTGGGGCAAAGGCAGATATTGTCTTGATTGATTTTGATAACCTGGCGATTGGTCCCGTGTATGACCCAATTCGATCGCTGGTACATCTTGCCAACGGCAGTATGGTTGATACGGTGATCATCGATGGGCAAATTGTGCTGGAGCACAAACAGCTACTTGTTTGCAATGAAGCAGAGGTTCTACATAGCGCAAAAACATGGGCACAAGACTCTTGGGCAACCGCACCGGAACGCCATTGGGCAGGACAAACCATCGACGAACAGTTTCCGCGATCGCTCAAACCCTGGCAAGAATCGGTCAGCCCTCCTCAACTCCAACTCAATGTTTAG
- a CDS encoding sugar phosphate isomerase/epimerase family protein, giving the protein MKLLILRTVWSGSSDLDELIEQTITAGFNGIEGPIPKDESQRRALRQHLRDRQLAFVAEATTGTDPTSERDWWIPRGDRTLDDHLSDLKWTVDQAAEMGALFVSTMCGYDAWSWQQNVDFFGRALELERVSGVTISFETHRSRSLFNPWITRDLLQHFPAMKLTCDFSHWCVVCERLIDTEWSILELCAQRAMHIHCRVGYAQHAQVTDPRAPEYATALAAHERWWNLIWQAQAQQGMTQVTMTPEFLWDGYMQTLPFTGMPVADVWEITCWMAERQRQQFSHVFSSKA; this is encoded by the coding sequence ATGAAATTATTAATATTACGTACCGTGTGGTCGGGTTCTAGCGACCTAGATGAGTTGATTGAGCAAACCATTACGGCTGGATTTAACGGCATTGAGGGACCCATTCCCAAGGATGAATCTCAGCGAAGGGCATTGCGTCAACACTTGCGCGATCGCCAACTTGCTTTTGTTGCTGAAGCCACAACGGGGACTGATCCCACCAGTGAACGAGATTGGTGGATACCGCGTGGCGATCGCACCCTTGACGATCATCTCAGTGATTTGAAGTGGACAGTTGATCAAGCGGCTGAGATGGGTGCATTGTTTGTCTCAACGATGTGCGGATATGATGCCTGGTCGTGGCAGCAGAATGTCGATTTCTTCGGGCGTGCATTGGAATTGGAGCGCGTCTCTGGAGTCACCATTAGCTTTGAAACGCACCGCAGTCGATCGCTGTTTAATCCCTGGATCACACGCGATTTGTTGCAGCATTTTCCAGCGATGAAGTTGACTTGTGACTTTAGCCATTGGTGTGTCGTGTGCGAACGCCTGATTGACACGGAATGGTCAATTCTAGAATTATGCGCTCAACGAGCGATGCATATTCATTGTCGCGTTGGGTATGCTCAACATGCTCAAGTCACCGATCCCCGTGCGCCCGAATACGCAACCGCTTTGGCAGCACATGAGCGTTGGTGGAATCTGATTTGGCAGGCACAGGCGCAACAAGGCATGACTCAAGTGACGATGACACCCGAGTTTTTGTGGGATGGCTACATGCAGACACTACCTTTCACAGGAATGCCTGTTGCTGATGTGTGGGAGATCACCTGCTGGATGGCAGAGCGACAACGACAGCAGTTTAGCCATGTCTTCTCCAGCAAGGCTTGA